In a genomic window of Nodosilinea sp. E11:
- a CDS encoding sensor histidine kinase, whose amino-acid sequence MEITIVQVFAKTARLLQRLPLVAVLELPYLLQMLTVLGLTSWVTVQYRQITVADLATSLREETTDRVLAYVDHQLSGAARLNASHVAAVETGLLDLNDFEQMGRFFWQQMQIYPVDYLNYGNQAGEFIGVERLDNGTLVINETRRDNLKQMTIYQTDAEGHRTQVEAIDPADPIQSEAWYAEAAVAGHPLWSPVYAWDDQPNVLSISASQPLYDAQGQLMGVMGTDLLLTHISQFLSTVHVSPSTQIFIVEPSGLLVASSDGHPPYTVVDGQAQRQLATQSANPLVRATAERLIQGRLLETAASATMTLRLGSGRQFVSVTPWQDDLGLDWVVVVVVPEADFLSQADAFARTTLLLALLSVAVAVLLALLTDRWINRPIANLAQASRAIAHGDRTQTVEVQGIRELKTLASAFNQMAAQVADTFAQLENRVTQRTAELATAKVAAEAANQSKNVFLANMSHQLRTPLNIVLGFIQVMQKDAALSAQHQASLTSMRHSADYLLAQINNLLLASKLDGEGQLAATPSWFDLGELLQDLQTQFSAWRGQPAVALRFDLQVPIPQLVYTDETKLRQILLNLLENAFKFTTAGQVTLRLVGQPQHSGPTDDLSPVALPEATGDYTLTFTVTDTGPGIDCHDLGRLFCPFEQLEPGQRSQRGSGLGLFICQEYVRLLGGELCCHSHPGEGSCFHFDLEVKGSCQTLTYHFPTADNSSTLAATSPPEAEHLMALPSTWRERLRVAAAKGDDRAILTLLEDLPTEDAALGDWLHHWAINYQFDLILELIEGATPDA is encoded by the coding sequence ATGGAGATTACTATCGTTCAGGTTTTTGCTAAAACTGCCCGTTTACTTCAGCGGTTGCCGCTTGTGGCCGTGCTGGAATTGCCCTACCTGCTTCAGATGCTGACGGTGCTCGGCCTGACCAGTTGGGTAACGGTTCAGTATCGGCAGATCACCGTCGCAGATCTGGCCACCAGCCTGCGAGAAGAAACTACAGATCGAGTTTTAGCCTACGTGGATCACCAGCTATCGGGAGCGGCTCGCCTCAATGCTAGCCACGTAGCTGCAGTTGAGACTGGGCTGCTAGATCTGAATGATTTTGAGCAGATGGGGCGATTTTTTTGGCAGCAGATGCAGATCTACCCCGTTGACTATCTTAATTACGGCAATCAGGCTGGAGAGTTTATTGGCGTTGAGCGGCTCGACAACGGCACCTTGGTGATTAACGAAACCCGCCGCGATAACCTAAAGCAGATGACCATTTACCAAACCGATGCCGAGGGCCACCGCACCCAGGTTGAGGCAATTGACCCTGCTGACCCGATTCAATCGGAGGCGTGGTATGCCGAGGCCGCAGTGGCGGGGCACCCCCTCTGGAGCCCAGTCTATGCCTGGGATGACCAGCCCAATGTGCTCTCGATTTCGGCCAGCCAGCCTCTCTACGATGCCCAGGGCCAGCTCATGGGTGTGATGGGAACTGACCTGTTGCTAACTCATATAAGTCAGTTCTTGAGCACCGTTCACGTGAGTCCTTCGACCCAAATTTTTATTGTGGAGCCTAGTGGACTGCTGGTAGCTAGTTCCGATGGCCACCCCCCCTATACGGTGGTCGATGGCCAAGCCCAGCGCCAGTTGGCTACTCAGAGCGCTAATCCGCTGGTGCGGGCCACCGCTGAGCGTCTCATCCAGGGCAGATTGCTCGAAACTGCTGCCTCTGCAACCATGACGCTGCGGCTCGGCTCGGGGCGGCAGTTTGTCAGCGTGACGCCCTGGCAGGATGATTTAGGCCTCGACTGGGTGGTGGTGGTGGTGGTACCTGAGGCTGATTTTTTGTCCCAGGCAGATGCTTTTGCCCGTACCACGCTGCTGCTGGCACTGCTGTCGGTGGCCGTGGCGGTGTTGCTGGCGCTGCTCACTGACCGCTGGATCAATCGTCCTATTGCCAATCTGGCCCAGGCTAGCCGGGCGATCGCCCATGGCGATCGCACCCAAACCGTAGAGGTGCAGGGCATTCGCGAGTTAAAAACTTTGGCTAGTGCCTTTAACCAAATGGCAGCCCAAGTGGCCGATACTTTTGCTCAACTGGAAAACCGGGTGACCCAGCGCACCGCTGAGTTGGCCACGGCCAAGGTGGCTGCTGAGGCCGCAAACCAGTCTAAAAATGTCTTTTTGGCCAACATGAGCCACCAGTTACGCACCCCTTTAAACATTGTGCTGGGGTTCATTCAGGTGATGCAAAAAGATGCCGCCCTCTCGGCTCAACATCAGGCCTCGCTGACCAGCATGCGCCACAGCGCCGACTATCTGCTGGCTCAGATCAACAATCTGCTGCTAGCGTCTAAACTCGATGGCGAGGGGCAGTTAGCCGCTACCCCTAGCTGGTTTGATCTAGGGGAGCTGTTGCAGGATCTTCAGACCCAGTTTTCTGCCTGGAGAGGGCAGCCAGCGGTAGCGCTGAGGTTTGATCTCCAGGTTCCGATCCCTCAGCTGGTTTATACCGACGAAACTAAGCTGCGTCAAATTCTACTTAACCTGCTAGAAAACGCCTTCAAGTTTACGACGGCGGGGCAGGTGACGCTGCGCCTGGTCGGCCAACCCCAGCACTCAGGTCCAACCGATGATCTCAGCCCAGTTGCTTTACCTGAGGCAACTGGCGATTACACCCTGACGTTTACCGTCACCGATACCGGCCCTGGAATTGACTGCCACGATCTCGGTCGGCTGTTTTGCCCGTTTGAGCAGTTGGAGCCGGGGCAGCGATCGCAGCGGGGTAGTGGCCTGGGTCTGTTTATTTGCCAAGAGTATGTGCGCCTGCTAGGAGGAGAGTTATGCTGTCATAGCCACCCAGGTGAAGGCAGCTGTTTTCACTTTGACCTAGAGGTCAAGGGCAGTTGTCAGACCCTGACCTACCATTTTCCTACCGCCGACAATTCATCTACTCTGGCAGCCACTTCCCCGCCTGAGGCAGAGCACCTGATGGCGTTACCCAGCACCTGGCGTGAGCGACTGCGAGTGGCCGCTGCCAAAGGGGATGATAGAGCCATTTTGACCCTGCTTGAGGATCTGCCAACCGAAGATGCTGCCCTGGGTGACTGGCTGCACCACTGGGCAATCAACTATCAATTTGATCTGATTTTGGAGCTAATCGAGGGGGCAACGCCTGATGCTTAG
- a CDS encoding PAS domain S-box protein has translation MATVLCVDDNPLLPPVLIAQLAVAGLDCGVAVAATGSAAIAQIEALVTTAGEIPLVVAHQSLADAAWLEVLYSAFPQALMVLLRSSAPLEPVVELIPGGQLYRCLVPPPDDVDLRLTLVEALRRYRQDQELAQLRTDLAAQPLIAADLDPIEDGAASLALQTSEAQKRAILSAVPDIMTVVTAQGQYVDFCSNQFVGTILPLDRSALIGAYVGDILPPEVAQRWLDGIAHTLATGERLCFEQQLRFGDRLQYEEVRLVPYQADQVLAMVRDISDRKIAKLAQQESETHFRQLAENLPGVVYRYLSRADGTDAFTYISPGCEVLYGVPAAAVIASSRAIWDLTHPEDVSLVVAGLADAMQHPELGFQVEHRIITPSGELKWVRVEALNVSQRPNGDLQWNGFVRDITEHKQAQLDRRRSRELWEALFNASADALFLVNPETDLVIDCNDRAVVLFEAETKARLIGRPCSPLQRQPFSDDKLAESRHALKQEGVWSAEVEYVSLKGQHFWGNLAAKPLTVAGTAMVLVRVADITRIKEAELALQQLNADLELRMQQRTQDLQKVAAIVENSIDFVGTASLSGETLYINRAGRQLVGLAATEALYPSITEFYCPEMVAQLVEVALPTAMSQGCWRGESVLRHLQTGEAIVVDQVIFQVRDPQSDQPLCLATVCRDIRDRKRSEAERQQAELALQESRNLLQLVLDTIPQRMFWKDCESRYLGCNRAFADDLALTPNQVIGQGDAELPLAASAARYRAEDMQIISAQAAHIGYEELLATPNKPNIWIRISKVPLTSPDGEIIGVLGCYEDITDRKQAEAALRQLNAELEQRVQNRTQALQQAMEAAESASRAKSTFLANMSHELRTPLNAILGFAQLMARDTALGSRNHQSLAIINRSGEHLLSLINDILEMAKIEAGQVSLNPLCFDLDTLLATLREMFYVPAKSKGLELIIDRHPDLPCYWRSDEPKLRQVLINLLGNAIKFTLRGQVRLQVAPAQLDLPSPAPDLDQWLTFTVSDTGIGISPEHLGQLFAPFVQANQGTQVFEGTGLGLSISHQFVELLGGKLTVESQLGVGSIFAFTLPIPVAEGVEAAKPVLPSAQVAELAPGQPSYRILVVDDDDSHRLLLVQLLSSVGFEVSEARDGHGAIALWHSWQPQLIWLDMRMPSMGGYDVAQHIRRQEQTAPCPTTKIIALTANAFEEDRAVAIEIGCDDFVRKPFQLNHVLGKLAEHLGVQYTYGSEAAAAPAALMTETDAIAALRTLPSDCLAQLYDATLKLDNDTLSQHIACLSADYGPLAALLHHYLDDFAFDSIHALLQQATASSAPTHPQA, from the coding sequence ATGGCCACCGTTCTCTGCGTTGATGACAATCCGCTGCTGCCGCCCGTGCTGATCGCTCAGCTGGCCGTGGCGGGGTTAGACTGTGGCGTGGCTGTGGCTGCCACCGGGTCAGCGGCGATCGCTCAAATTGAGGCCCTTGTCACCACCGCTGGGGAGATACCGCTGGTGGTAGCCCACCAGTCCCTGGCCGACGCGGCCTGGTTGGAAGTTCTCTACAGTGCCTTTCCCCAGGCGCTGATGGTGCTGCTGCGATCGTCGGCCCCGCTGGAGCCGGTGGTCGAGCTGATTCCTGGCGGGCAGCTCTATCGCTGCCTGGTACCGCCGCCGGATGACGTCGATCTGCGGCTGACCCTTGTAGAAGCCCTGCGGCGCTACCGCCAAGATCAAGAGTTGGCCCAGCTGCGGACCGATCTGGCCGCCCAGCCCCTCATCGCCGCTGATCTTGACCCAATCGAGGACGGGGCCGCCTCCCTGGCCTTGCAGACTAGCGAAGCGCAAAAGCGGGCTATTCTCTCAGCGGTGCCCGACATTATGACGGTGGTGACTGCCCAAGGGCAGTACGTTGACTTTTGTAGCAACCAATTTGTTGGCACAATCTTGCCCCTCGATCGATCTGCTCTGATCGGAGCCTACGTTGGGGATATCTTGCCGCCAGAGGTGGCCCAGAGGTGGCTAGACGGCATTGCCCACACCCTGGCCACCGGGGAAAGACTGTGCTTTGAGCAGCAGCTGCGCTTTGGCGATCGCCTCCAGTACGAAGAGGTGCGTCTGGTACCCTATCAGGCCGATCAGGTGCTGGCGATGGTGCGTGACATCAGCGATCGCAAAATTGCCAAGCTGGCCCAGCAGGAGAGCGAGACCCACTTTCGGCAACTGGCCGAAAACTTGCCAGGTGTGGTGTACCGCTATCTGTCTCGGGCTGATGGCACCGATGCCTTCACCTACATAAGTCCGGGTTGCGAAGTCCTCTACGGTGTCCCCGCCGCCGCCGTGATCGCGTCATCTAGGGCGATCTGGGATTTGACGCATCCCGAGGATGTGTCGCTGGTGGTTGCGGGTTTAGCAGACGCCATGCAGCATCCTGAGCTGGGCTTTCAGGTTGAGCACCGTATTATTACCCCCAGTGGTGAGCTGAAGTGGGTTCGAGTCGAGGCCCTCAACGTCTCTCAACGGCCCAACGGCGACCTCCAGTGGAATGGTTTCGTTCGCGATATTACTGAGCACAAGCAGGCCCAGTTAGATCGCCGCCGCAGCCGCGAACTGTGGGAAGCGCTGTTTAACGCCTCGGCCGATGCGCTGTTTCTGGTCAATCCTGAGACCGATTTAGTGATTGACTGTAACGATCGCGCCGTTGTGCTATTTGAGGCTGAGACCAAAGCTCGGCTGATTGGTCGGCCTTGCAGCCCATTGCAGCGTCAGCCCTTTAGCGATGACAAACTGGCAGAATCGCGCCATGCTCTAAAGCAAGAGGGGGTTTGGAGTGCTGAGGTAGAGTATGTCAGCCTCAAAGGCCAGCACTTTTGGGGAAACCTGGCCGCCAAGCCGCTAACAGTGGCCGGAACGGCTATGGTGCTGGTGCGGGTGGCCGACATTACCCGGATCAAAGAGGCTGAACTAGCGCTACAACAGCTCAACGCCGACCTGGAGTTGCGGATGCAGCAGCGCACTCAAGATCTGCAAAAAGTTGCCGCTATTGTTGAAAACAGCATTGATTTTGTTGGTACCGCTAGCCTCAGCGGCGAGACGCTTTACATTAACCGGGCGGGACGACAACTGGTCGGGCTAGCGGCAACTGAGGCTTTGTATCCGTCTATTACTGAGTTTTATTGCCCCGAGATGGTAGCACAGCTGGTGGAAGTCGCATTGCCTACAGCCATGAGCCAGGGCTGCTGGCGCGGTGAATCTGTCCTCCGGCATCTTCAAACCGGCGAAGCCATTGTCGTTGATCAGGTGATCTTTCAAGTTCGCGATCCTCAGTCTGACCAGCCGTTGTGCCTGGCTACTGTGTGTCGCGATATTCGCGATCGCAAACGCAGCGAAGCCGAGCGCCAGCAGGCCGAACTGGCCCTGCAAGAATCGCGCAATCTATTGCAGCTAGTGCTCGACACCATTCCCCAGCGGATGTTTTGGAAAGATTGTGAATCGCGCTATCTGGGCTGTAATCGTGCCTTTGCCGATGACCTAGCCCTTACCCCCAACCAGGTGATTGGTCAGGGCGACGCCGAGCTCCCCCTAGCCGCCAGCGCCGCCCGTTATCGCGCTGAAGACATGCAGATCATCTCTGCCCAAGCGGCCCACATAGGCTACGAAGAACTACTGGCTACCCCCAACAAGCCCAATATTTGGATTCGGATTAGCAAGGTGCCCCTCACTAGCCCCGATGGCGAGATCATTGGTGTACTGGGCTGCTACGAAGACATTACCGATCGCAAGCAGGCTGAAGCCGCCCTCCGCCAGCTCAACGCTGAGCTAGAGCAGCGGGTACAAAATCGCACCCAGGCTCTTCAGCAGGCTATGGAAGCCGCTGAGTCGGCCAGCCGCGCCAAGAGCACGTTTTTGGCCAACATGAGCCACGAGCTGCGCACCCCCCTCAACGCGATCCTCGGCTTTGCCCAACTCATGGCCCGCGACACCGCCCTGGGCAGCCGCAACCATCAGTCTTTAGCGATTATTAACCGCAGCGGCGAGCACCTCCTCAGCCTGATCAATGACATTTTAGAAATGGCCAAGATTGAGGCCGGTCAGGTCAGCCTCAATCCCCTTTGCTTCGATCTAGATACCCTGTTGGCAACGCTGAGGGAGATGTTTTACGTGCCTGCTAAGAGCAAAGGGCTAGAGCTGATCATCGATCGCCACCCCGATCTCCCGTGCTATTGGCGCAGCGACGAACCCAAGCTGCGTCAGGTGCTGATTAATCTGCTGGGCAACGCGATTAAATTTACGCTTCGGGGGCAAGTCCGCCTACAGGTCGCTCCGGCTCAGCTCGATCTCCCTAGCCCAGCCCCTGATCTAGATCAATGGCTGACGTTTACCGTTAGCGATACCGGTATCGGCATTAGCCCTGAGCATCTCGGCCAACTGTTTGCCCCGTTTGTGCAGGCCAACCAAGGGACGCAGGTGTTTGAGGGCACCGGTCTGGGGCTGTCGATTAGCCACCAGTTTGTGGAATTGCTGGGGGGTAAGCTGACGGTCGAGAGCCAATTAGGGGTGGGGTCTATTTTTGCTTTTACGCTGCCTATACCAGTCGCCGAAGGGGTTGAGGCTGCTAAGCCGGTGTTGCCATCGGCCCAGGTTGCCGAGCTAGCTCCTGGGCAACCCAGCTACCGAATTTTGGTGGTTGATGACGATGACAGCCATCGCCTGTTGCTGGTTCAACTGCTGAGTTCTGTAGGCTTTGAGGTCTCTGAAGCCAGAGATGGTCATGGGGCGATCGCCCTCTGGCACAGTTGGCAGCCCCAGCTGATCTGGCTCGATATGCGTATGCCAAGTATGGGCGGTTACGATGTGGCCCAGCACATTCGCCGCCAAGAACAGACTGCGCCCTGTCCCACTACCAAAATCATTGCCCTGACCGCCAATGCCTTTGAGGAAGATCGCGCCGTAGCCATTGAGATCGGGTGCGATGACTTTGTGCGCAAACCCTTTCAGTTAAACCACGTCTTGGGGAAGCTAGCCGAGCATCTTGGGGTGCAGTATACCTATGGTTCAGAGGCTGCGGCCGCCCCCGCTGCCCTCATGACCGAAACCGATGCGATCGCCGCCCTGCGCACCCTTCCCTCAGACTGTCTGGCCCAACTCTACGACGCCACCCTCAAACTCGACAACGATACACTCTCCCAGCATATTGCCTGCCTCAGTGCCGACTATGGTCCTCTGGCTGCACTGCTTCACCACTATCTAGACGATTTTGCCTTTGACAGCATCCACGCACTGCTTCAGCAAGCCACAGCCAGTTCAGCCCCAACCCATCCCCAGGCCTAG
- a CDS encoding response regulator, which produces MAFNILTSPGDILIVDDLADNLRVLSDTLSREGHRVRAVRNGPMALVGAKAAPPDVILLDIRMPTMDGFEVCRQLKADAITQHIPIIFLSALDEAVDKARAFEAGGVDYITKPFQADEVQARVRHQLTIQQLRQQVMAQQSQLETLTQSVANQPAPSEFSLRSMTCAANTILACADDLAQNHTLGAEQIPCLQAVQQHGQVICDLLATLEG; this is translated from the coding sequence ATGGCTTTTAATATCCTTACTTCTCCCGGCGATATCCTCATCGTGGATGATCTGGCTGATAATCTTCGCGTTTTATCTGACACTCTTTCCCGCGAGGGTCATCGAGTCAGGGCGGTAAGAAACGGCCCTATGGCCTTAGTGGGTGCAAAGGCGGCTCCACCCGACGTTATTTTGCTAGATATTCGCATGCCAACCATGGATGGGTTTGAGGTCTGTCGACAGCTCAAGGCCGATGCGATAACACAGCACATTCCGATCATTTTTCTCAGTGCTTTAGATGAGGCGGTTGATAAAGCCCGAGCCTTTGAGGCTGGAGGAGTTGATTACATTACCAAGCCTTTTCAGGCCGATGAAGTGCAGGCCCGAGTGCGGCATCAACTCACTATCCAACAGCTGCGGCAACAGGTTATGGCTCAGCAAAGCCAGCTAGAAACTCTGACCCAAAGTGTCGCTAATCAGCCAGCACCGTCAGAGTTTTCGCTGAGGTCTATGACCTGTGCGGCTAATACTATCCTGGCCTGTGCCGATGACCTGGCTCAAAATCATACCCTAGGGGCAGAGCAGATACCTTGCTTACAAGCGGTGCAGCAGCATGGCCAGGTCATCTGCGATCTGCTGGCCACACTGGAGGGATAG